In one window of Bos taurus isolate L1 Dominette 01449 registration number 42190680 breed Hereford chromosome 15, ARS-UCD2.0, whole genome shotgun sequence DNA:
- the OR5B150 gene encoding olfactory receptor family 5 subfamily B member 150, which translates to MENSTVVTEFILAGITDDPQLQIPLFLVFTLIYLLTLVGNLGVITLILLDSRLHTPMYVFLSHLSLMDFGYSTAVTPKVMAGFLTGDKVISYKACAAQFFFFAVFLAVETFLLPLMAYDRHAAVCKPLHYTNIMTPRVCAWMVVAAYVLGFLVASVHTWNAFSLSFCRSNVIDHFFCDATPVLALSCSDNNRSEIVFFVLVSFNIAFTLLIILISYLFIFVTILRVRSSEGHQKAFSTCASHLTSVSIFYGTGAFMYLQPGSRHSMSTDKMASVSYAIVIPMLNPLIYSLRNKEVKRALKRLWGEQRFL; encoded by the coding sequence atggagaacagtacagtcGTGACTGAGTTCATTCTTGCCGGGATAACTGATGACCCACAACTGCAGATCCCACTCTTTCTAGTGTTCACACTCATCTACCTCCTCACTCTGGTTGGGAACCTGGGGGTGATCACGCTGATCCTGCTGGACTCTCGTCTCCACACTCCCATGTACGTCTTCCTCAGCCACCTCTCCCTGATGGACTTTGGTTACTCCACAGCCGTCACTCCCAAAGTGATGGCTGGATTCCTCACGGGAGACAAGGTCATTTCCTACAAAGCTTGTGctgctcagtttttcttttttgctgtctttctCGCTGTGGAAACTTTTCTCTTGCCTTTAATGGCCTATGACCGTCATGCAGCAGTGTGCAAGCCACTGCATTACACCAACATCATGACACCAAGAGTGTGTGCCTGGATGGTCGTAGCGGCCTACGTCCTCGGTTTTCTAGTGGCCTCTGTGCACACTTGGAATGCATTCAGTCTCTCTTTCTGCAGATCCAACGTGATTGATCACTTTTTCTGTGATGCTACTCCTGTCCTGGCTCTCTCATGCTCAGATAACAACAGAAGCGAgatagtgttttttgttttggtgagCTTCAATATCGCCTTTACTCTCCTGATCATCTTGATCTCTTACCTGTTTATCTTTGTCACCATTCTGAGGGTGCGCTCATCTGAAGGACATCAGAAGGCCTTTTCCACCTGTGCGTCCCACCTCACTTCCGTCTCCATCTTCTATGGGACAGGCGCCTTCATGTACCTACAGCCCGGCTCCCGCCATTCCATGAGCACAGACAAGATGGCGTCTGTGTCCTACGCCATAGTCATCCCCATGCTGAATCCGCTGATCTATAGTCTGCGGAACAAAGAGGTCAAGAGGGCGCTAAAAAGGCTGTGGGGAGAGCAACGTTTTCTGTAA